One Pagrus major chromosome 11, Pma_NU_1.0 genomic region harbors:
- the glrx2 gene encoding glutaredoxin 2 isoform X1 — MFHPGQQLDYFFAVYFFSMFARAGCLPRVAWTGCRRMGNFTSSTAGGSGTACVQYVQEMVAQNCVVIFSKTTCPYCKMAKNVFNEIGATYKVIELDEHNDGRRLQEALTQMTGARTVPRVFVNGNCIGGGSDTKQLHQQGKLLPLIEQCAPCCAATGSEGSGSGQFETAK; from the exons ATGTTTCATCCCGGCCAACAGCTCGATTACTTTTTTGCCGTTTACTTTTTCAGCATGTTTGCTCGAGCAGGATGTCTTCCCAGGGTGGCATGGACCGGCTGCCGAAG AATGGGGAACTTTACATCTTCCACTGCTGGGGGGTCCGGCACCGCCTGCGTACAGTATGTTCAG GAAATGGTGGCACAGAACTGTGTTGTGATATTTTCCAAGACCACCTGTCCTTACTGCAAAATGGCCAAGAATGTGTTCAATGAAATTGGTGCGACCTACAAAGTGATTGAGCTGGATGAGCACAATGACGGGAGGAGACTGCAAGAAGCCTTAACTCAGATGACTGGTGCCAGAACG gtgcCGAGAGTCTTCGTTAACGGAAACTGCATCGGGGGTGGCTCTGATACCAAACAGCTCCATCAGCAGGGAAAGTTGTTGCCTCTGATCGAACAGTGTGCTCCTTGCTGCGCCGCCACCGGCTCTGAAGGCTCAGGCAGCGGACAGTTTGAGACTGCTAAATGA
- the glrx2 gene encoding glutaredoxin 2 isoform X2 — protein sequence MGNFTSSTAGGSGTACVQYVQEMVAQNCVVIFSKTTCPYCKMAKNVFNEIGATYKVIELDEHNDGRRLQEALTQMTGARTVPRVFVNGNCIGGGSDTKQLHQQGKLLPLIEQCAPCCAATGSEGSGSGQFETAK from the exons ATGGGGAACTTTACATCTTCCACTGCTGGGGGGTCCGGCACCGCCTGCGTACAGTATGTTCAG GAAATGGTGGCACAGAACTGTGTTGTGATATTTTCCAAGACCACCTGTCCTTACTGCAAAATGGCCAAGAATGTGTTCAATGAAATTGGTGCGACCTACAAAGTGATTGAGCTGGATGAGCACAATGACGGGAGGAGACTGCAAGAAGCCTTAACTCAGATGACTGGTGCCAGAACG gtgcCGAGAGTCTTCGTTAACGGAAACTGCATCGGGGGTGGCTCTGATACCAAACAGCTCCATCAGCAGGGAAAGTTGTTGCCTCTGATCGAACAGTGTGCTCCTTGCTGCGCCGCCACCGGCTCTGAAGGCTCAGGCAGCGGACAGTTTGAGACTGCTAAATGA
- the uchl5 gene encoding ubiquitin carboxyl-terminal hydrolase isozyme L5, whose protein sequence is MAGSAGEWCLMESDPGVFTELIKGFGCKGAQVEEIWSMEPENFDNLKPVHGLIFLFKWQPGEEPAGSIVQDSRLDHIFFAKQVINNACATQAIVSVLLNCSHSDMLLGDTLTEFREFSQSFDAAMKGLALSNSEVIRQVHNSFARQQMFEFDAKSSAKDEDAFHFVSYVPVNGRLYELDGLREGPIDLGACNQDDWISAVRPVIEKRIQKYSEGEIRFNLMAIVSDRKMIYERKIAELQTQLTEDEPMDTDQSSTFLSSIQSEIAKYQLLIEEENQKLKRYKIENIRRKHNYLPFIMELLKTLAEYQQLIPLVEKAKEKQSAKKAQEAK, encoded by the exons ATGGCTGGAAGCGCAGGAGAATGGTGTTTGATGGAGAGCGACCCTGGCGTGTTCACAGAACTGATTAAAGGTTTTG GTTGCAAAGGCGCCCAGGTTGAAGAGATCTGGAGTATGGAGCCAGAGAACTTTGACAACTTAAA ACCAGTTCATGGGTTGATTTTCCTCTTCAAGTGGCAGCCAGGTGAGGAGCCAGCAGGATCAATCGTTCAGGATTCAAGGCTTGACCACATCTTCTTTGCAAAACAG GTCATTAACAACGCCTGTGCCACCCAGGCAATCGTCAGCGTGCTGCTGAACTGCTCCCATTCTGACATGTTGCTCggagacacactgacagagttCAGAGAGTTTTCACAGAGTTTTGACGCTGCT ATGAAAGGTTTGGCTCTGAGCAACTCTGAAGTGATCCGACAAGTTCACAACAGCTTTGCCAG ACAGCAAATGTTTGAGTTTGATGCAAAGTCGTCAGCAAAGGACGAGGACGCCTTTCACTTTGTGAGCTATGTTCCCGTAAATGGCCGACTATACGAGTTGGATGGGCTTCGAGAGGGGCCGATTGACCTGG GTGCATGCAACCAGGATGATTGGATCAGTGCAGTTCGCCCAGTGATCGAGAAAAGAATACAAAA GTACAGTGAAGGAGAGATCCGATTCAACTTAATGGCCATTGTGTCAGACAGAAAGATGATATACGAGAGAAAAATTGCAGAGCTCCAGACCCAGCTCACCGAG GATGAACCAATGGACACAGACCAGAGTAGCACGTTTCTTAGCTCCATCCAGTCAGAGATTGCCAAGTACCAGCTCCTTATTGAAGAGGAAAATCAGAAACTTAAAAGATATAAG ATTGAAAACATTCGACGAAAGCACAACTACCTCCCTTTCATCATGGAGCTACTGAAGACACTGGCAGAGTACCAGCAGTTAATACCATTGGTGGAGAAg GCGAAGGAGAAACAGAGTGCCAAAAAAGCCCAGGAGGCCAAGTGa
- the rgs2 gene encoding regulator of G-protein signaling 2 gives MRENSTSLSSQSMAFTDCMQPTDLFTEKKGIKRKNWRNRIGFLLKTNSSLSILQLMRNRSYRPTADEVNQWAQSLDTLLSHKYGKAAFCIFLKSEFCEENIEFWTACEDFRNHTSSRELPSKANSIYEEFIQNEAPKEINLDFHTKNAIIQSLHEPTVTSFLAAQRKVYSLMENNSYPRFIHSDLYKELCAGARREGKLIKS, from the exons ATGAGAGAGAACTCTACTAGTCTGTCATCCCAAAGCATGGCGTTCACTGACTGTATGCAACCCACTGACCTGTTCACAGAGAAGAAGGGAATAAA GAGGAAAAACTGGAGGAACAGAATAGGATTTCTGTTGAAGACAAACTCTTCCCTGTCGATATTACAGCTGATGAGAAACAGATCTTACAG GCCGACTGCTGATGAGGTGAACCAATGGGCGCAGTCACTTGACACACTACTCAGTCATAAAT ATGGAAAAGCTGCTTTTTGCATCTTCCTCAAGTCTGAGTTCTGCGAGGAGAACATCGAGTTTTGGACGGCCTGCGAGGATTTCAGGAACCACACGTCGTCCAGAGAGCTGCCCTCCAAGGCCAACAGCATTTACGAGGAGTTCATTCAAAATGAAGCTCCAAAAGAG ATAAACCTGGACTTCCACACCAAAAACGCTATCATCCAGAGCCTCCACGAACCCACTGTGACCAGCTTCCTGGCAGCTCAGAGGAAAGTCTACAGCCTGATGGAGAACAACTCCTACCCCAGGTTTATCCACTCCGACCTCTACAAAGAACTGTGTGCCGGAGCCAGGAGAGAGGGCAAGCTCATTAAGTCCTAG